In Paraburkholderia bryophila, a single genomic region encodes these proteins:
- the esaR gene encoding response regulator transcription factor EsaR, with product MATILVVDDEMGIRELLSEILSDEGHVVEAAENAQEAREFRLRQAPDLVLLDIWMPDTDGVTLLKEWAAQGQLTMPVIMMSGHATIDTAVEATKIGALNFLEKPIALQKLLKAVEQGLARGNAAGAPGGAAAKPALPVSASAVASAAALPMLSTDGMGSGALAAQTASISFDIPLRDARDAFERAYFEYHLARENGSMTRVAEKTGLERTHLYRKLKQLGVDLGKNKGE from the coding sequence ATGGCAACCATCCTGGTGGTAGATGATGAAATGGGCATCCGGGAATTGCTCTCGGAGATCCTGAGCGACGAAGGGCATGTCGTGGAGGCCGCGGAAAACGCGCAGGAAGCGCGCGAATTCCGTTTGCGTCAGGCGCCGGATCTGGTGCTGCTCGACATCTGGATGCCCGACACCGACGGCGTGACCTTGCTCAAGGAATGGGCCGCGCAAGGTCAGTTGACCATGCCGGTGATCATGATGTCCGGTCACGCCACGATCGACACCGCAGTCGAAGCGACCAAGATCGGCGCGCTCAATTTTCTCGAGAAGCCGATCGCGTTGCAGAAGCTGCTGAAGGCGGTCGAGCAGGGCCTCGCGCGTGGCAATGCGGCGGGTGCGCCGGGCGGCGCGGCGGCCAAACCGGCGCTGCCGGTCAGTGCGTCGGCGGTGGCCTCGGCGGCCGCGTTGCCGATGCTCTCCACCGACGGCATGGGCAGCGGCGCGCTGGCTGCGCAAACCGCCTCGATCTCATTCGACATTCCGCTACGCGACGCACGCGATGCGTTCGAGCGCGCGTACTTCGAGTATCACCTCGCGCGTGAGAACGGCAGCATGACGCGTGTCGCGGAGAAGACCGGGCTGGAGCGTACGCACCTGTATCGCAAGCTCAAGCAACTCGGTGTCGATCTCGGCAAGAACAAAGGCGAGTGA
- the queC gene encoding 7-cyano-7-deazaguanine synthase QueC: MIRKDAKRSALVLFSGGQDSATCLAWALERYDTVETLGFDYGQRHRVELECREGFRDAVMRAFPAWADRLGDDHMIDLSVLGSISDTAMTREIEIEATTNGLPNTFVPGRNLMFMTIAAAIAYRRGLQVLVGGMCETDFSGYPDCRDDTMKALQVALNLGMDTRFLLETPLMWLDKADTWRLAHELGGDELVELVRVETHTCYVGERSELHAWGFGCGECPACRLRKRGYEAYLSGEKVTEPPV, encoded by the coding sequence GTGATCCGCAAAGACGCTAAACGTAGCGCTCTGGTGCTGTTTTCCGGCGGCCAGGATTCCGCCACGTGCCTCGCCTGGGCACTCGAACGCTACGACACGGTCGAGACGCTCGGCTTCGATTACGGCCAGCGGCATCGCGTCGAGCTCGAATGTCGGGAAGGGTTTCGCGACGCTGTCATGCGCGCATTTCCGGCATGGGCCGACCGCCTCGGCGACGATCACATGATCGATCTGTCGGTGCTCGGTTCGATCAGCGATACCGCCATGACGCGCGAGATCGAGATCGAAGCCACGACCAACGGTTTGCCGAACACGTTCGTGCCGGGCCGCAATCTGATGTTCATGACCATCGCCGCAGCCATTGCTTATCGGCGCGGTTTGCAGGTGCTGGTGGGCGGCATGTGCGAGACGGATTTCTCGGGCTATCCCGATTGCCGCGACGACACGATGAAGGCGTTGCAGGTCGCGTTGAACCTCGGCATGGATACGCGCTTCCTGCTCGAAACGCCGTTGATGTGGCTCGACAAGGCCGACACGTGGCGCCTCGCGCATGAGCTGGGCGGCGACGAACTGGTCGAGCTGGTGCGCGTCGAAACGCATACCTGCTACGTCGGCGAACGCTCCGAATTGCATGCGTGGGGTTTCGGCTGCGGGGAGTGCCCGGCGTGCCGTCTGCGCAAGCGCGGGTATGAAGCGTACCTGTCCGGCGAGAAGGTCACCGAGCCGCCGGTTTGA